In Nostoc sp. CENA543, a single genomic region encodes these proteins:
- a CDS encoding Fur family transcriptional regulator, producing the protein MRAIRTRSQEKILTLLQSMKQGISAQDIYVELRNRNQSMGLATVYRSLEALKLEGLVQVRTLANGEALYSLVQQDKHHLTCLQCGASIPIHQCPVHDLEDQLQVTHKFKIFYHTLEFFGLCTKCQMNHGQ; encoded by the coding sequence ATGAGAGCCATACGCACCCGCAGCCAAGAAAAAATTTTAACCCTACTGCAAAGCATGAAACAAGGGATTTCCGCCCAAGATATTTATGTGGAACTACGCAATCGTAATCAGAGTATGGGTTTGGCTACAGTTTATCGCTCTCTAGAAGCCTTAAAACTTGAAGGACTGGTGCAAGTACGGACTTTAGCTAATGGGGAAGCTTTGTATAGTTTAGTACAACAAGACAAACACCACTTAACTTGCTTGCAATGTGGTGCGTCGATTCCTATCCATCAATGCCCTGTACATGATTTAGAAGATCAGCTACAAGTAACCCATAAGTTTAAAATTTTCTACCACACTCTAGAGTTTTTCGGGTTATGTACTAAATGTCAGATGAATCATGGT